One genomic window of Daphnia pulex isolate KAP4 chromosome 12, ASM2113471v1 includes the following:
- the LOC124209435 gene encoding uncharacterized protein LOC124209435 isoform X1: MESPTRLSQSRFFRFGRLSSKASRKSSSGYSNHSFTAHPLEAVDQNCPVETSYASSEIIYQQLNHRSASMSTLPSSLPPGTYTPLPYGENFGMHQPRLSQLQTLEAKMASIAVSLSGGGRRSAGTLPHHHQPSLRSSPSVDTVRSVGKASSSTGSHLHHHHQQLQQQQQRSSSGSSSSKHIRNEIELLRKIIHDKDVLIQSLQQQREQQGATMTTVLQQQQQQQPTSVTSGTNWATSNERQQIERRLALIHRDIELKRAVIKNLRLSLQQTNVSDNIDSHIKQAETEYQLEREETNLLNLQDEKRTLLLRFGGAIHQWGRNGVGGNGNGSSNNLASSSLFRILHGHAPLVIVINKVEYDAQNPSFQLQCPNACEDNRNGPLPIVDSCTIQWAREDLNLKVGDKVLEINGQLIPGQEKVDVGKLLTSGPVEMVVARQSREETFVTQMQELSSKLERLGQERDGLKGENLRLKHRISYLEEVRHDEELAEEEDAQQQLAPKEKSSNRGASKTCQPQQPQQHDSLSSGESQSLYRSEIRVQAPVRQKPPRTSKLKASSNSTGRHSSSAAVPEADYGDHGKRLNSSSLDGRRGASAVTAATEPNGDFHPMTNGGVTVETGSMNRIKTSSIVDRHFGHVIRVTHHHHPHQQQATPPPQTPSSASSSSHDYASRRQRIPADSVSVSDLQSVASYDSFIDSHPVRHNHIGQSMETVSNVSLMTRPFNQRSPSSPTRSEVQSVASMDLERRRHGYISDEQTISSSMNYGGLLTGGKKPKPVPPRKPSFLYLNRASSLQSVNGVVKTNSMDRSSNKIDVKSNKHSESESWNNNTASKTSLRTALSGNLKWNILSSSRANKNPGSGREKEDRE; the protein is encoded by the exons ATGGAGTCGCCTACAAGACTGAGCCAGTCGCGGTTCTTTCGCTTCGGACGTTTGAG CAGCAAGGCGTCTCGCAAAAGTTCCTCGGGCTACAGCAACCACAGCTTCACGGCGCACCCATTGGAAGCGGTGGATCAAAATTGTCCGGTCGAGACGAGCTACGCCAGCAGCGAAATCATTTATCAGCAGCTCAATCATCGCTCGGCCTCTATG AGCACGTTGCCATCCAGCCTGCCGCCCGGTACGTACACTCCGCTTCCGTACGGTGAAAACTTTGGTATGCATCAGCCCCGTTTGTCGCAGCTTCAGACTCTCGAAGCCAAG ATGGCCAGTATCGCCGTGTCTCTGTCGGGGGGCGGACGACGTTCGGCCGGAACTCTGCCGCACCACCATCAGCCCAGTCTGAGAAGCAGCCCGTCCGTCGATACCGTCAGAAGCGTCGGCAAAGCTTCCAGCAGTACCGGCAGTCATTTGcaccatcatcaccagcaactacaacaacaacaacagcgatcGAGTTCcggctccagcagcagcaaacacaTCCGCAACGAAATCGAACTCCTCCGCAAAATCATTCACGACAAAGACGTCCTCATTCAAAG tctgcagcagcagcgggagcAGCAAGGTGCGACTATGACGACtgtgctgcagcagcagcagcagcagcagccgacaaGTGTGACGAGCGGCACCAACTGGGCGACGTCCAACGAGCGCCAGCAGATCGAACGCCGTTTGGCTCTCATCCACCGCGACATTGAATTGAAGCGAGCCGTCATCAAGAATCTGAGACTTTCGCTGCAGCAGACCAACGTCTCCGA CAACATCGACTCGCACATCAAGCAAGCCGAGACGGAATACCAGCTGGAAAGGGAGGAGACCAACTTGCTGAACCTGCAGGATGAAAAGCGGACGCTCCTCTTGCGATTCGGCGGGGCCATCCATCAGTGGGGACGGAACGGCGTCGGTGGCAAcggcaacggcagcagcaacaacctcGCCAGCAGCTCATTATTCCG CATTCTTCACGGACATGCCCCTCTGGTGATCGTCATCAACAAAGTGGAATATGACGCGCAGAATCCCAGTTTCCAGCTGCAGTGCCCCAATGCCTGCGAAGATAATAGGAACGGACCGCTACCCATAGTGGACTCGTGCACCATCCAATGGGCGCGGGAAGATCTCAACTTGAAAGTCGGCgacaa AGTGTTGGAGATCAACGGACAGCTGATTCCCGGCCAAGAGAAAGTGGACGTGGGCAAACTCTTGACATCAGGGCCGGTAGAGATGGTCGTGGCTCGTCAGAGCCGAGAAGAAACTTTTGTGACGCAAATGCAAGAGCTTTCGTCGAAATTGGAACGACTGGGCCAGGAGCGTGATGGCCTCAAAGGTGAAAACCTGCGGTTGAAGCACCGCATCTCCTATTTGGAAGAAGTACGCCACGATGAAGAGCTGGCCGAAGAGGAGgacgcccagcagcagctggcgCCCAAGGAAAAATCCAGTAACCGCGGGGCTTCTAAAACATGTCAACCTCAACAGCCGCAGCAGCACGACAGCCTTTCGTCTGGCGAGAGCCAATCGCTGTACCGATCGGAGATTCGCGTCCAGGCGCCCGTTCGTCAAAAGCCTCCGCGAACGTCCAAGTTGAAGGCCAGCAGCAATTCGACTGGGCGACACAGTAGCTCAGCAGCAGTTCCCGAAGCTGATTACGGCGATCACGGCAAACGATTGAATTCGTCGTCCCTGGACGGCCGTCGAGGCGCATCCGCAGTGACGGCCGCAACGGAACCGAATGGAGATTTTCATCCGATGACCAACGGCGGCGTCACCGTCGAAACGGGTAGCATGAACCGCATCAAAACGTCATCCATTGTCGACAGGCACTTTGGTCACGTCATCCGCGTcactcatcatcatcatcctcacCAGCAGCAAGCGACGCCACCTCCGCAGACGCCGTCGTCGGCTTCGTCTTCGTCGCACGATTACGCGTCGCGACGCCAGCGGATACCAGCCGATTCCGTTTCGGTTTCCGACCTGCAGAGCGTCGCCTCTTACGACTCTTTTATCGACTCGCATCCGGTGCGACACAATCACATTGGCCAGTCCATGGAAACCGTTTCCAACGTTTCGTTGATGACCAGACCCTTTAATCAACGTTCTCCGTCTTCGCCCACTCgg tCGGAGGTGCAAAGTGTTGCCTCGATGGATCTGGAGAGACGTCGTCACGGTTACATAAGCGATGAGCAGACCATTTCATCTTCCATGAACTACGGAGGACTGTTGACCGGAGGCAAGAAGCCGAAACCCGTTCCGCCCCGAAAACCTTCGTTCTTGTATCTGAATCGCGCCTCTAGCCTGCAATCAGTCAACGGAGTAGTCAAAACCAATTCGATGGACCGTTCATCCAACAAGATTGATGTGAAGAGCAACAAGCATTCAGAAAGCGAAAGTTGGAATAATAACACGGCGTCAAAGACCAGCTTGCGGACGGCTCTGTCGGGTAACCTCAAGTGGAACATTCTCTCTTCATCGCGAGCCAACAAGAATCCCGGGTCGGGCCGAGAGAAGGAGGATAGagaataa
- the LOC124209435 gene encoding uncharacterized protein LOC124209435 isoform X2, which produces MESPTRLSQSRFFRFGRLSKASRKSSSGYSNHSFTAHPLEAVDQNCPVETSYASSEIIYQQLNHRSASMSTLPSSLPPGTYTPLPYGENFGMHQPRLSQLQTLEAKMASIAVSLSGGGRRSAGTLPHHHQPSLRSSPSVDTVRSVGKASSSTGSHLHHHHQQLQQQQQRSSSGSSSSKHIRNEIELLRKIIHDKDVLIQSLQQQREQQGATMTTVLQQQQQQQPTSVTSGTNWATSNERQQIERRLALIHRDIELKRAVIKNLRLSLQQTNVSDNIDSHIKQAETEYQLEREETNLLNLQDEKRTLLLRFGGAIHQWGRNGVGGNGNGSSNNLASSSLFRILHGHAPLVIVINKVEYDAQNPSFQLQCPNACEDNRNGPLPIVDSCTIQWAREDLNLKVGDKVLEINGQLIPGQEKVDVGKLLTSGPVEMVVARQSREETFVTQMQELSSKLERLGQERDGLKGENLRLKHRISYLEEVRHDEELAEEEDAQQQLAPKEKSSNRGASKTCQPQQPQQHDSLSSGESQSLYRSEIRVQAPVRQKPPRTSKLKASSNSTGRHSSSAAVPEADYGDHGKRLNSSSLDGRRGASAVTAATEPNGDFHPMTNGGVTVETGSMNRIKTSSIVDRHFGHVIRVTHHHHPHQQQATPPPQTPSSASSSSHDYASRRQRIPADSVSVSDLQSVASYDSFIDSHPVRHNHIGQSMETVSNVSLMTRPFNQRSPSSPTRSEVQSVASMDLERRRHGYISDEQTISSSMNYGGLLTGGKKPKPVPPRKPSFLYLNRASSLQSVNGVVKTNSMDRSSNKIDVKSNKHSESESWNNNTASKTSLRTALSGNLKWNILSSSRANKNPGSGREKEDRE; this is translated from the exons ATGGAGTCGCCTACAAGACTGAGCCAGTCGCGGTTCTTTCGCTTCGGACGTTTGAG CAAGGCGTCTCGCAAAAGTTCCTCGGGCTACAGCAACCACAGCTTCACGGCGCACCCATTGGAAGCGGTGGATCAAAATTGTCCGGTCGAGACGAGCTACGCCAGCAGCGAAATCATTTATCAGCAGCTCAATCATCGCTCGGCCTCTATG AGCACGTTGCCATCCAGCCTGCCGCCCGGTACGTACACTCCGCTTCCGTACGGTGAAAACTTTGGTATGCATCAGCCCCGTTTGTCGCAGCTTCAGACTCTCGAAGCCAAG ATGGCCAGTATCGCCGTGTCTCTGTCGGGGGGCGGACGACGTTCGGCCGGAACTCTGCCGCACCACCATCAGCCCAGTCTGAGAAGCAGCCCGTCCGTCGATACCGTCAGAAGCGTCGGCAAAGCTTCCAGCAGTACCGGCAGTCATTTGcaccatcatcaccagcaactacaacaacaacaacagcgatcGAGTTCcggctccagcagcagcaaacacaTCCGCAACGAAATCGAACTCCTCCGCAAAATCATTCACGACAAAGACGTCCTCATTCAAAG tctgcagcagcagcgggagcAGCAAGGTGCGACTATGACGACtgtgctgcagcagcagcagcagcagcagccgacaaGTGTGACGAGCGGCACCAACTGGGCGACGTCCAACGAGCGCCAGCAGATCGAACGCCGTTTGGCTCTCATCCACCGCGACATTGAATTGAAGCGAGCCGTCATCAAGAATCTGAGACTTTCGCTGCAGCAGACCAACGTCTCCGA CAACATCGACTCGCACATCAAGCAAGCCGAGACGGAATACCAGCTGGAAAGGGAGGAGACCAACTTGCTGAACCTGCAGGATGAAAAGCGGACGCTCCTCTTGCGATTCGGCGGGGCCATCCATCAGTGGGGACGGAACGGCGTCGGTGGCAAcggcaacggcagcagcaacaacctcGCCAGCAGCTCATTATTCCG CATTCTTCACGGACATGCCCCTCTGGTGATCGTCATCAACAAAGTGGAATATGACGCGCAGAATCCCAGTTTCCAGCTGCAGTGCCCCAATGCCTGCGAAGATAATAGGAACGGACCGCTACCCATAGTGGACTCGTGCACCATCCAATGGGCGCGGGAAGATCTCAACTTGAAAGTCGGCgacaa AGTGTTGGAGATCAACGGACAGCTGATTCCCGGCCAAGAGAAAGTGGACGTGGGCAAACTCTTGACATCAGGGCCGGTAGAGATGGTCGTGGCTCGTCAGAGCCGAGAAGAAACTTTTGTGACGCAAATGCAAGAGCTTTCGTCGAAATTGGAACGACTGGGCCAGGAGCGTGATGGCCTCAAAGGTGAAAACCTGCGGTTGAAGCACCGCATCTCCTATTTGGAAGAAGTACGCCACGATGAAGAGCTGGCCGAAGAGGAGgacgcccagcagcagctggcgCCCAAGGAAAAATCCAGTAACCGCGGGGCTTCTAAAACATGTCAACCTCAACAGCCGCAGCAGCACGACAGCCTTTCGTCTGGCGAGAGCCAATCGCTGTACCGATCGGAGATTCGCGTCCAGGCGCCCGTTCGTCAAAAGCCTCCGCGAACGTCCAAGTTGAAGGCCAGCAGCAATTCGACTGGGCGACACAGTAGCTCAGCAGCAGTTCCCGAAGCTGATTACGGCGATCACGGCAAACGATTGAATTCGTCGTCCCTGGACGGCCGTCGAGGCGCATCCGCAGTGACGGCCGCAACGGAACCGAATGGAGATTTTCATCCGATGACCAACGGCGGCGTCACCGTCGAAACGGGTAGCATGAACCGCATCAAAACGTCATCCATTGTCGACAGGCACTTTGGTCACGTCATCCGCGTcactcatcatcatcatcctcacCAGCAGCAAGCGACGCCACCTCCGCAGACGCCGTCGTCGGCTTCGTCTTCGTCGCACGATTACGCGTCGCGACGCCAGCGGATACCAGCCGATTCCGTTTCGGTTTCCGACCTGCAGAGCGTCGCCTCTTACGACTCTTTTATCGACTCGCATCCGGTGCGACACAATCACATTGGCCAGTCCATGGAAACCGTTTCCAACGTTTCGTTGATGACCAGACCCTTTAATCAACGTTCTCCGTCTTCGCCCACTCgg tCGGAGGTGCAAAGTGTTGCCTCGATGGATCTGGAGAGACGTCGTCACGGTTACATAAGCGATGAGCAGACCATTTCATCTTCCATGAACTACGGAGGACTGTTGACCGGAGGCAAGAAGCCGAAACCCGTTCCGCCCCGAAAACCTTCGTTCTTGTATCTGAATCGCGCCTCTAGCCTGCAATCAGTCAACGGAGTAGTCAAAACCAATTCGATGGACCGTTCATCCAACAAGATTGATGTGAAGAGCAACAAGCATTCAGAAAGCGAAAGTTGGAATAATAACACGGCGTCAAAGACCAGCTTGCGGACGGCTCTGTCGGGTAACCTCAAGTGGAACATTCTCTCTTCATCGCGAGCCAACAAGAATCCCGGGTCGGGCCGAGAGAAGGAGGATAGagaataa